The Cryptomeria japonica unplaced genomic scaffold, Sugi_1.0 HiC_scaffold_123, whole genome shotgun sequence genome contains a region encoding:
- the LOC131865856 gene encoding putative germin-like protein 2-1, which translates to MANRMIYFTLGLFLLIGCYSDRVMAGDSDPLQDFCVADEESKVLVNGFVCKDPMQVSADDFFFRGLGQAGNTDNDVGSNVTMANVKQIPGLNTLGISLVRIDYAVGGINPPHTHPRATEVLVLLEGQLLVGFIDTNNKFFSKTLEKGDVFVFPKALVHFQQNVGHENAVAISALSSQLPGVQTIANSLFAADPPLPDSVLAKAFRITQEVVDYIQKKFA; encoded by the exons ATGGCTAACCGAATGATTTACTTCACACTGGGACTTTTTCTGTTGATAGGTTGTTACAGCGACAGGGTCATGGCAGGGGATTCCGATCCCTTGCAAGATTTCTGCGTTGCAGATGAGGAAAGCAAAG TTTTGGTGAACGGGTTCGTTTGCAAAGACCCAATGCAAGTTTCAGCAGACGACTTCTTCTTCCGGGGACTTGGGCAGGCAGGGAACACCGACAATGATGTGGGCTCCAACGTAACGATGGCGAACGTTAAACAGATACCAGGCCTCAATACGTTGGGAATATCGTTGGTCCGCATCGACTACGCAgtgggtggaataaatcctcctcacacacacccaagagccaccgaagttcttgttttactggaaggccagcttcttgtgggtttcattgacaccaacaacaagtttttcagcaaaacgttggagaagggagatgtgtttgtgtttccaaaggcacttgtgcatttccagcagaatgtggggCATGAAAATGCGGTGGCCATATCTGCATTGAGCAGCCAGCTTCCGGGAGTTCAGACAATCGCCAACTCTCTGTTTGCAGCGGATCCTCCTCTCCCAGATTCCGTATTGGCCAAGGCCTTCCGCATCACACAGGAAGTTGTGGATTACATTCAGAAGAAATTCGCATAA